The window TTTTCCAAAATGGGCAAGAACAAGGAAGAAGTCAACACCACCATTAGGCCGAATGTTAAAACAAGGTCGTTGACAAGGCCTCCTAAAAATGATTTACGCCTCCGTATATGGTAGGCATCATTTAATGAACGGACTAACGACTGAACGGCCACGGAGGCAATCCAAAAAGAGGCGATCAAACTATATGAAAAAACATGGGATGGTTGTTGGTTCATGATTTGATCGACCGTTTGGCGAATAAATGCATAAGTATTTTTCGGAGCATAGGGCTCAATGATCTCCAAAAAGTCGTTTTGGTTGATAGGGAAAAAGCGAATGAGCGAAAACATAAACATTAAAAACGGAATAAACGACAACATGAAATAATAAGCGGTTTGGGCGGATTGGTCATAATACCGTTCGTTAAAAAATCGTTTTGCTACTAGCAACGGAATTTTTCGTTCATCCATGATTCCACCGGCTCCTTTTTCGTCTTTCTCCCTATTTTAGAAAAATAAACCTCCATTTTCCACTTTTCCACAAAAAAGAGACCTGGAAACCCAGATCTCTTAAAACCGTTTCTTCGTCTTTTTTCCGTCTGACGGATTAGCTCCCCATTTTTCGAAATCGCTGCTTGAATGTATTTAAGACGATGCATCTCCGTTTAAAGAATCGATTCCGTTTTCTTGCCAATCAGTTCGATTATTTCTTCTTCTTTTCCTTGATGAAACAGATCGACAATTTTGCTTCCAACAATGACCCCGTCGCAATAGGAACCGACTTCTTTTACTTGACGGTGATTGGAAATGCCAAAACCGGCTAGCACCGGAACAGGGCTTATCTTTTTCAAGTGTTCTAAATACCCGGACAATTCCTCCGGCAATTTGTTTCTTTGCCCTGTGATTCCCGTCACCGTCACCGCATATAGAAATCCATTGGAAGCTTGGGCAATCTTCTTTTTCCGCTCTTCTGGACTCGTCAACGTAACGAGTTGAATCAAATCGATATTCTTTTCTTTTAGTTCTTGAGAAAGGATTCCCTGTTCTTCAAAAGGAACGTCAGGAAGGATCACTCCGTTGACGCCCGCTTTGGCGCAATCGTTGACAAAGCGTTCGATTCCATATGCATACACAGGGTTTATATACGTCATCACAATCAAAGGAATAGTGACACTAGAACGAAAAGCGGCAATTTCAGCAAGCACTTTTGCAAGCGACACTCCCTCTTTCAGCGCCCGTTTTCCCGCTTCTTGGATAAC of the Bacillus smithii genome contains:
- a CDS encoding YihY/virulence factor BrkB family protein, encoding MDERKIPLLVAKRFFNERYYDQSAQTAYYFMLSFIPFLMFMFSLIRFFPINQNDFLEIIEPYAPKNTYAFIRQTVDQIMNQQPSHVFSYSLIASFWIASVAVQSLVRSLNDAYHIRRRKSFLGGLVNDLVLTFGLMVVLTSSLFLPILENIVLRMFDQTISFPFNWYPWWYILRWGIGTVFLFGFFLFFYHAVPSKRVLWKEALPGAIFATIGWQGASIGFAFYVSLGGYTKIYGQLGSIIVLLIWFYLTAAVILIGGLLNAIILEHPVSEK
- the trpA gene encoding tryptophan synthase subunit alpha; this translates as MTALSIAEAFHQLKQNNEKAFVAYIMAGDGGLSSLKDKVLFLEKAGASMVEIGIPFSDPVADGPVIQEAGKRALKEGVSLAKVLAEIAAFRSSVTIPLIVMTYINPVYAYGIERFVNDCAKAGVNGVILPDVPFEEQGILSQELKEKNIDLIQLVTLTSPEERKKKIAQASNGFLYAVTVTGITGQRNKLPEELSGYLEHLKKISPVPVLAGFGISNHRQVKEVGSYCDGVIVGSKIVDLFHQGKEEEIIELIGKKTESIL